The genomic segment ACCATCATCTCGTTCGAGGCAACGGTCAGGTTCCCGTTGATATCCGCGAGAACAATGTAGGTCGTCTTGGGTTGGACCTTGGCCCGCTGGTTGACATAGAACATGCCTCCGGTGAGAGCCATGTCCGCTCCAATCAGTACGATTTCATGGCAGCCGAGCAGGTCTCCGAGGTGAAGGGTCATGCTCCCGGTATTGAATGCGTATTCGAGTTCCGGCAGGCCCAAATCCAGCCCGGTATAGGAGGCTTCATGTCCCAGACCGGAAGGGCGGAAATAGTAGACGTTTTCCTCGCCGTACAGAGCCCTGAGTCCCGGGTCGGCCCATTGGGCCATCAACAGTCGTGTCTGTCGATTCGGATCCGTCCATTCCGGAGCGGGAATAGGGAGGGTCCGGGCCTCCTCACGCCATCCGGCAAGCCGTGGAGCATCCACCACGCCGTCCGCAATCAGGACGAAATCGAGGGGGTACGGGCACCAGACCGCGCCGCGATTGATCCCGACGATGATGTCATCGGGCCTGGGTGGATTTTCGCGGAGATTCTTGAAGACCGACGGCCCCGTGAGAACGACGTAAAGACTGCGACCTTTGTATTTTCCCTTCAGATCTCGAAGGCTCTGCCGCATGGTCTGGTTCTTTCGCACGTTGTCCCTGCGCCGATCCAGGTAGGCCGATCGCCAGGCCGTCGGCGGATGAATTTGATGTGAAACTTCGGAGTACCGCCAATCGCGGCAGACGAAATTGATGTGGTCGATGGAAATCGCGTTGTAGAGGCGGTCTCCCTTCACTTCCCCGACGTACTCGGGGATTTCCGGTATTCGGACATTCACTGCCTTTTTCCCCTTGATTGCATTTCTACCTCCTTCATACCCCCCACCCTCACCCTCCCCCGCAATGGGGGGGGAGGGTGTCATCGGGTGTATTCCTTTACGTGGTCACGCGACTACCTTGTCACGCTGTCATCTCGGCTATCTTACGAGCGAGAGGACATCCTGGAGCAGGCCGTCCGTCGTCGTAATGACTCTTGTGTTGGCTTGGAAGCCTCTTTGGTTTCTCAGGAGCTGCACGAATTCCGTGGCCAGATCCACGTTGGCCAGTTCCAGTGCCCTTGACTGGATTGTGCCCGCGACGCCGGTGCCCGGATCGTTCACCACCGGGGGCCCGGACTCGAAGGTCTCGGCCCAGAGGTTGTTTCCCAGCGTTCCGAGCCCGGTCATGTTCACGAAGTTGGCGATGGCCACCCGCGCGATTCCGAACGTCTGGCCGTTAGTGTAGAGACCGTTCACCGTTCCATCCCGAGCGACGGCCACGCGAAGAAGCGTGCCGGGGGCGTAGCCGTCCTGGGCCATCGAATTCACGATGGCCTCGGCGTTGTATTGGCTGGAGAGGTCGACGCCCGAACCACCCGACTGTGTGGTCGTGCCGAACGAGAACTTGATGCTCTGGTCCGGCTTGGATCCCGAATCGAAATCGAAATCGGTGTAGTCGGAGAAGAGGCCGTCCAGGAAACCGTACTTGCTCTCTCCGACGCTGGTGGTTTCGGGGTTCTCGGGATTCGTCGCATCAAACAGCTTCCCTTCGTCCGAGAACTTGAGGATTCCCGCCGCTTCGATTTCGAGTCCCGTTCCCACCGCGTATCGGCTGATCAGGGAGTTGGAGGCGTTGGGCGTAACCCCGGAAGTGGGCGCCGCGAGCAACACCGATGCATTCCCGAGGCCGTTGTTGTCATTCGAATCCGTCGTGTCGAATCCGAACAGATCGGCAAAGCCGGCGTCCGTGCGATTCCCAGTCGAATCGGCGTTCACCCCGTCGAAGTCGAAAGCGATCGGCCGGGTGGTGCTGGTGTTGGTGAGGGTGAATTTCCCGGTGGTCGAGCTGTAGGTTACGGTCACGCTGGCCGCGCTGTTGGCTTCCGTCAGCTTCGACTGGAGGTGGGCCGCCAGCTCGGACCCCGTGTACACACCCGTGGTCAAATCGACCTTCTGGAAGGTATCACCGGAGGCAAAAGACTCGCCGGAGTCGGCCCCTTCGATCGAAAAGAGGAGTGTGTTGTTGGTGTCATTCACGGTGAATCTCGACACGTCGCTCTGATCCACCCCGGCAAACCATTCCCACCGTCGCACCTCCAAGGTCCGGCCGGTGTAGCTGTCCGTCACTACTTCTTTGGAGTCTTTCCGGAAATGCAGCTCCACCACGCGGTTGTTGCCCAAGCTGTCGTAGGCCACGAACGACGTAGAGAAGTTCGCGGTATTGGCGGCGTCCCGGGGGTCAAACCGCCCGGCCACTTCATCGCTCACCCGCACCTCGCCGGGATCCAGATCGTCGGCGATCTGGTTCACCGTCGAACCGGCCGCCAGAGACATCGGCCGGGGACCTCCCGCCGTGTCGGTCACAAAGCCGATCATCCGGGCGAATTCGAACGCGCGCCCGACAGCCAGAGTGCCGTTCGTGGAACTTCGCGCCACGGACCCCGCGGCCATCGACAGATCGGCCGAAGTCCTCGTGAAACCGAAGAGCGCAGGCACCATTTCGTCGGTCTTGAGGATTGACCCGGCGCCCGCGGTGGTGTTGTAGTTCCAATCCAGAACGATGCTTCCGCCGCTTCCGTTCGCGTTTCTGAACACGAAATCCCGCGCGCCCTCATCGTAGGTCACTTGGAACTGATTCGCGCCCGTCAACCCCGAGCCGCGAATGGCGGTCTGGAGCGCCGCGGCCAGTTCGTTCGGCGTGTAGGTGCCGGCAGCGATGTTGACGCGCGTGTTCGTCGTCCCCTGCCGGAGCACGAGACCGCTGTTTAGAGACGATTCAATTCTCGTCCGGTAGGTCTGGATATCGATGCCGTTGAAAGGGGCCGTGCTGCTGGAGTTGGTCGTCCCCACATTGAAGCTCGCGTTGGAGCTGAAGCCCAGGATATTTTCGGCGGTCGTCCGCGGGGCGGTGAAGCCCATCCTGACGAAGGTTGTCCCCGCCCCGTAGCTATCCAACTTCAAAGAGAACTTTCCGGTGCTGCCGCTGAACGTCACCGACCACGCGCCTCCAACCTGCGCTTCTAATCGTTGCTCGATGTGGGTGGCCAGGGAGCTGGCGGTGTAGCTGCTGGTCGATCCGCCCGGATTGAGCGAGAGGGTCACGCTGCTCGTGATCGCTCCCGTCGTCGTGGAACCGATGCCGATGCTCACCATGTTGTTGATACCGGGAGTAACGGAGAAAGAGTACAAGTTCGCGTCCGTGGAGTTCAGCTTCACACTGAAACGGCCGAGTTCATTGTCGTAGGTGACGGAGAAATCGTGAACAATCCCTGAAGATTGGCCCGCCGATTCGAGAGCGGCCTCGAGCGTGGTGGCAAGCGTGGCTCCCGTGTAGACGCCCGGATTGATCGTGGCCGTCAAGGTCTTGTAGACATCGGACGGATAACCCACCATCAACTGGACGCGATCATTTTCACCGGAGACCACGTTGAAGCCCTTCACTTCGGCGGTCGAATCGAGGTTCACCCCGGCCTTTACTTCCGTGGTCGCCTTGGGCGCGAGTTGCCACTTGTCAATCTGGATGTCCTTCGCCACACCGGTCGACTTGTTGGTCGTGGCGTTCACGCCGTACCCCTGAAGACGGTATCCGTTCGTATCGAGCAGGTATCCGCTCTTGTCAAAACGGAACTGACCCGCGCGCGTGTAGAAGGTCCCGTCGCCGCCGGTCGTTTTCTTTACCATGAAGAATCCGTTCCCGGCGATCGCCAGATCGGTATCGGTCTGGGTGTTTTCAAAACTTCCCTGGCTGAACTCATTGACCACTTTGGCAATGTTCACCCCGCGGCCCGTGCCGAAAATATTGTCGAACCGGAAATCGGCGAGCAGGTCTTCGAATTGAACCTGGGATCTCTTGAATCCCGCGGTGTTGACGTTCGCGATGTTGTTCGAGACCACCGAGAGGGCCCGGCTGTATGTGGATAGGGCCGTCGTCCCTATGAAAAACGCAGGAATACCAGTCATTTAATGTCACCTCCTAAAACCCCCAGATACCACCCCTACTCCATTCGTCATGTTTTAGGTTATCGGATGAATTCACATAATTCTTTAAGTTGACTCGCGAATCTCCACAATGTCCTCCAGATTCAGTCGCTTGTCACCGACGCTCAGCACCACCGTGCCGTTCTCAACGGCAACCGAAGTTACTTTGCCGTCGAGGTATTGATGAACAGGCACCAGAGAGCCATCTACCCGTTTGGCCTCGTAGCGCACCGTGTAGGTTCCATCCACCGCCGGCTTTCCGGTCTCCGTGATTCCATCCCAAATCAGCTCATGCTCACCCTCGGTGAGACGCCCGGAATCCTTGACGCTGATCTGCTTCACCGTCTCACCCGTTTCCGACTCGATGGTGATGTCCAACGATTGCACCGGTTCCGGGAGACTGAAACTGATCGTCTCCGGAAGACCCTGCTTGATGTCCACGGTTTCGCCCGTAGCCTTGACGTTCCTCCCGAGCAGGGAAGCCGCCTGGAGGGTGTTGAGCGAAATGAACACTTTCCCGAGTTGGTCGAAATTGTTGTTCAGAGTGAAAAGCTGCTCGAGCTGGCTGAATTGAGAAAGCTGTTGGGTCATTTCCACGTCCGATAGGGGGTTCAGGGGATCCTGATTCTGGAGCTGCGCGAGCAGGAGCTTGAGAAACTGATCCTTCTGGTCCGCTGCCTGGCTCTTTTTGTCCCTGACCGGAACGATGTTCTGTTCCTGGACCTGCGGTATGCCCTCAGGAATTCTCAATGCCATGACGCCCTCCTTTGATTCCCTCCAACGCATCCTCGCCTATCGAGGCTAAGCCTCGATAGTGGAACGTTATTCACAATGTTGTTCACGCGAAAAGATCCACGCGCCCCAGATCCAGCAGGACCCGGTTGAACCCCGCATCGGGCGCGCCCGGCATGTCCAGGGTCTCGTGATAATTCCTCCGGCCGCCTTCCCTCTCGTCGCCGGAATCGTGCCCGCCGGTCATCTCTCCGGCCATGCCGTTGGGATTGGATGCCGTCTGTGCAAGATCCTGCTGATCCACCGTCACCTGAAGATTCTCCAGGCGCAATCCCTGCTGCGCAAAGGTGTCCTTCAGGGCCTGGAGGTTGCTTTCCAGCACGTTCTTCACGGCCGAGTTCTCCGTAAAGATCGCCACGGACAGCTCGCCTTGTTTCGATCCCACCTCGATACGGAGCTTTCCCAGAAATTCCGGCTTGAGCTGAATCTCGATTCGCGTTTCCTTGCGACCGATCTGTACGCGGGCCTTGTCCACGATCTGGTGGAGGATATCCCGGCCCAGGTCCGTCGAGGGCGTGAAGGTCTGGTCTCCCGACCTGCCGGCCTCGGCCGTCGCCCCCTGCTGCGTCAGCACGGCCTGATGCATGCCGCTCCACCCGTTCCCCTGGTTCAGGAAATTGCCGCCAACGTCGGAGCGGGCCTCGGAGGAACCTTTGGCTGCCGATGCATCGAGAACGGGATTCCAATCCAAACCCTTGATCGCCGGATCAACTTTTGCGGTAGCAGCCTTGGGCGAGGTTCCGGCCGCCGCGAACGCCCGTTCGTCCCCCTCCGCCATGCTGACCCCGCTCGTGCCCTCCGCGCCTTTACCCTCCGGCGCGGCTTTCGAACTCAAGTCGATGAGGGGCGGCTTGGCTTCTATCCCAGGCGCAGTGGCGTTGGCGGGCTGGGACTTAGGCGCCTCCGGCACAGCCACAGGCCCGCCTTTCGCATTTTTGGCCTGCGCGGCAATCTTGAGAGCCTCGTTCTTGATGGCTTCGAGCTCGTCGGCCGATTCCGAGGTTTCGTCTTCCCCGCTCAGAACGACAGCCGCGCTCTGCGGGTCCGCCTGGGTCTGTGGATTCTTCTGGTCGGCGGCCGCGTCTTGTTCCGGCAGGGGGATCGCAGCGTCCTTCAGCGTTTGCTGCGTCTGACCGGGCTGGGCGGCCGGGTTTTGTGTCGCTCCTGCGCCCTTGGCCGCAGACTCGGCGGGTGTCTCGGTGGGAAGCGTCGGCGCTTTGAGATCCATCGTGGCGTTCTCATAGGACGCCTGGCGGCTGGCCTCCTGCTGAACGGCCATCGACTGGCGCTTTTCGTCGAGGATCCCGAGGAACTGCTCGGCACTGACAGATTGTCCATCCTTAACAATCACCCACGTCCCGTTCTGCTCCTGGAGCCCGAGACCGAGGTAGTTGAGAAGTTCCGAAAGTTGGTCCGGATTCGCGCCCTGCGCCAGCTCCAAGCCCTGATCGGAAATCTGGATGCCCAGTTTCGCCAGGAGATTTTCGACCTCGTCCGTAAGCCCCTGGCCCCCATCGAGGGCCTGGAAGAGGGCTTGGAGAAAATCGGACACGGCATTTTCTGCTCCCGGTGCGGCAAGATTTTCCGGGCCTAGAACCGGGTTGGTCAGCTTTGAAAGATCTTGAGGATTGAGTTGAATGGAGTTGAAAAGTTGAGCGAAAATTTTGCCGAACGGTTGGGAACCACTGGGATTTTGTGACGGCGCCTCGACCGGTTGAGCCGGTGCGACGTCGACCTTTCCCAACAGGATGTCCAGGGGAGACATGTCTGCCATCGGGAGTGAAGAGGGCAATCCCCGTGCCAGAATCGCAGCCGGTGCCTCGGCATGTTTCGGTAGGGGCGAGGCATACCTCGCC from the Nitrospirota bacterium genome contains:
- a CDS encoding flagellar hook-basal body complex protein; this encodes MTGIPAFFIGTTALSTYSRALSVVSNNIANVNTAGFKRSQVQFEDLLADFRFDNIFGTGRGVNIAKVVNEFSQGSFENTQTDTDLAIAGNGFFMVKKTTGGDGTFYTRAGQFRFDKSGYLLDTNGYRLQGYGVNATTNKSTGVAKDIQIDKWQLAPKATTEVKAGVNLDSTAEVKGFNVVSGENDRVQLMVGYPSDVYKTLTATINPGVYTGATLATTLEAALESAGQSSGIVHDFSVTYDNELGRFSVKLNSTDANLYSFSVTPGINNMVSIGIGSTTTGAITSSVTLSLNPGGSTSSYTASSLATHIEQRLEAQVGGAWSVTFSGSTGKFSLKLDSYGAGTTFVRMGFTAPRTTAENILGFSSNASFNVGTTNSSSTAPFNGIDIQTYRTRIESSLNSGLVLRQGTTNTRVNIAAGTYTPNELAAALQTAIRGSGLTGANQFQVTYDEGARDFVFRNANGSGGSIVLDWNYNTTAGAGSILKTDEMVPALFGFTRTSADLSMAAGSVARSSTNGTLAVGRAFEFARMIGFVTDTAGGPRPMSLAAGSTVNQIADDLDPGEVRVSDEVAGRFDPRDAANTANFSTSFVAYDSLGNNRVVELHFRKDSKEVVTDSYTGRTLEVRRWEWFAGVDQSDVSRFTVNDTNNTLLFSIEGADSGESFASGDTFQKVDLTTGVYTGSELAAHLQSKLTEANSAASVTVTYSSTTGKFTLTNTSTTRPIAFDFDGVNADSTGNRTDAGFADLFGFDTTDSNDNNGLGNASVLLAAPTSGVTPNASNSLISRYAVGTGLEIEAAGILKFSDEGKLFDATNPENPETTSVGESKYGFLDGLFSDYTDFDFDSGSKPDQSIKFSFGTTTQSGGSGVDLSSQYNAEAIVNSMAQDGYAPGTLLRVAVARDGTVNGLYTNGQTFGIARVAIANFVNMTGLGTLGNNLWAETFESGPPVVNDPGTGVAGTIQSRALELANVDLATEFVQLLRNQRGFQANTRVITTTDGLLQDVLSLVR
- a CDS encoding flagellar hook-length control protein FliK, with the translated sequence MADMSPLDILLGKVDVAPAQPVEAPSQNPSGSQPFGKIFAQLFNSIQLNPQDLSKLTNPVLGPENLAAPGAENAVSDFLQALFQALDGGQGLTDEVENLLAKLGIQISDQGLELAQGANPDQLSELLNYLGLGLQEQNGTWVIVKDGQSVSAEQFLGILDEKRQSMAVQQEASRQASYENATMDLKAPTLPTETPAESAAKGAGATQNPAAQPGQTQQTLKDAAIPLPEQDAAADQKNPQTQADPQSAAVVLSGEDETSESADELEAIKNEALKIAAQAKNAKGGPVAVPEAPKSQPANATAPGIEAKPPLIDLSSKAAPEGKGAEGTSGVSMAEGDERAFAAAGTSPKAATAKVDPAIKGLDWNPVLDASAAKGSSEARSDVGGNFLNQGNGWSGMHQAVLTQQGATAEAGRSGDQTFTPSTDLGRDILHQIVDKARVQIGRKETRIEIQLKPEFLGKLRIEVGSKQGELSVAIFTENSAVKNVLESNLQALKDTFAQQGLRLENLQVTVDQQDLAQTASNPNGMAGEMTGGHDSGDEREGGRRNYHETLDMPGAPDAGFNRVLLDLGRVDLFA